In a single window of the Mugil cephalus isolate CIBA_MC_2020 chromosome 6, CIBA_Mcephalus_1.1, whole genome shotgun sequence genome:
- the LOC125009261 gene encoding cortexin-1, whose translation MNTFPSFSAPTPNTPGIQLACKPCLRAPWRMNDVPTLDYELLLSPASSSLPGIPGGGSSSPPLTLVGADNEQRTALAFVGLLMLFLIFLLVRCFRILLDPYSRMPASSWTDHKEGLERGQFDYALV comes from the coding sequence ATGAACACCTTCCCTTCTTTCTCCGCGCCTACACCCAACACACCAGGCATCCAGTTAGCGTGCAAGCCCTGTCTTCGGGCCCCTTGGAGGATGAATGATGTGCCCACACTTGACTATGAGTTGCTGCTGTCCCCGGCTAGCTCCTCTCTCCCTGGAATTCCTGggggtggcagcagcagccccccTCTGACCTTAGTGGGTGCGGACAATGAGCAACGTACCGCCTTGGCCTTTGTAGGCCTCCTCATGCTGTTTCTGATCTTCCTGCTGGTCAGATGCTTCAGGATCCTGCTGGACCCCTACAGCCGTATGCCTGCGTCATCCTGGACTGACCATAAGGAGGGGCTGGAGAGGGGTCAGTTTGATTATGCTCTGGTTTAG
- the fbn2b gene encoding fibrillin-2b, producing MGSGKLAQVLLGWVAVCLGAVHVACVQTGNGPFQTSRFTGTVDQREAQRVRRRGQETLRGPNVCGSRFHSYCCPGWKTLPGGNQCIVPICRNSCGDGFCSRPNMCTCANGQLSPSCGAGGVHSCNVRCMNGGSCAEDSCSCPKGYTGSHCGQPVCENGCQNGGRCIGPNRCACVYGFTGPQCERDYRTGPCFTQVNNQMCQGQLSGIVCTKTLCCATIGRAWGHPCEQCPAQPHPCRRGFIPNIRTGACQDVDECQAVPGLCAGGNCINTVGSYECKCPAGHRQSETSHKCEDIDECSTIPGVCDGGECTNTAGSYVCTCPRGYISSTDGSRCVDQRVGTCFSALANGRCTGELTGQYTKMQCCCDNGRCWALGQIPEMCPVRGSDEFRRLCIVGVPQGHGLPHGYPNGHFPNNNGNGFNYGYKFPSGPNGNGNGGTGGNGGGGTFGGNGGSSGGNGGVLTHQHIGTVSVNDSIDVCKHFTNLCLNGRCIPIHASYRCECNMGYKQDVRGECIDVDECVSNPCINGDCANTPGSYHCKCHEGYQGTPTKQACIDIDECIVNGMMCRNGRCVNTEGSFQCICNAGFELTPDGKNCIDHDECATTNMCLNGMCINEDGSFKCICKPGFALAPNGRYCTDIDECQTPGICMNGRCINSEGSFRCECPPGLAVDVDGRVCVDTHMRTTCYGAIKMGTCSRPFPGAVTKSECCCANPEHGFGEPCQPCPSRNSAEFQAVCSSGIGITADGRDINECALDPDICQNGICENLRGSYRCICNIGYESDTSGKNCVDINECLVNRLLCDNGLCRNTPGSYTCSCPKGFVFKPDSETCEDINECESSPCINGACRNVAGSFNCECTHGSKLDSTNTICVDSMKSTCWLTIQDNRCEVNINGATLKSECCSTLGAAWGSPCEPCELDTACSRGFARMKGLVCEDINECEVFPGVCTNGRCVNTQGSFRCECAEGLTLDSTGRTCVDMRSEQCYMKWHEDECGQPLPGRYRVDMCCCTVGAAWGIDCEECPKEGTPEFRAICPRGPGFANRGDILTGRPFYKDVNECKVFQSLCTYGNCRNTIGSFKCRCNNGFALTAEERNCTDIDECRISPDLCGHGTCVNTPGSFECECFEGYESGFMMMKNCMDIDECERNPLLCHGGTCLNTEGSYECECPAGHSLSTDGSACEDVNECQLSDNLCKNGQCVNMAGTYQCSCDTGYQATPDRQGCVDIDECTIMNGGCETHCTNSEGSYECSCSEGYALMPDLRTCSDIDECEETPDICDGGQCTNIPGEYRCLCYDGFMASMDMRTCIDVNECDLNPNICLHGDCENTKGSFICHCQLGYFVKKGSTGCTDVDECEIGAHNCDMHAACINVPGSFKCRCRDGWVGDGIKCEDEDECSAEDHNCNPNADCVNTPGSYRCTCKEGFNGDGFSCSDMDECADNVNLCENGQCLNAPGGYRCECEMGFTPTEDSKACQDIDECNFQNICVFGTCQNLPGMFRCVCDDGYELDRSGGNCTDINECADPVNCINGICVNTPGSYMCNCPADFELNPTGVGCVDTRVGNCFLDILARGDGGISCSAEIGVGVTRASCCCSEGRAWGNPCELCPAANSSEYKTLCPGGEGFRPNPITVILEDIDECQELPGLCQGGNCVNTFGSFQCECPAGYYLNEQTRICEDIDECTAHIGICGPGTCYNTLGNYTCVCPPEYMQVNGGNNCMDMRKSVCYRNFNDTCENELSFNMTKKMCCCAYNVGKAWNKPCEACPTPATSEYQILCGNQAPGFIIDIHTGKPIDIDECREIPGICANGVCINQIGSFRCECPMGFSYNNILLICEDIDECSSGDNLCQRNANCINIPGSYRCECSPGFKLSPSGACVDRNECQEIPNVCSHGECIDTQGSYRCLCHNGFKATADQTMCMDIDECDRQPCGNGTCKNTVGSYNCLCFPGFELTHNNDCMDIDECSALQGQVCRNGQCINGLGSFQCLCHEGYENTPDGKNCVDINECVSLPGTCSPGTCQNLDGSFRCICPPGYEVQNDQCIDINECDVESSICQFGTCTNTPGSFQCSCQPGFVLSDNKRRCYDTRESFCFTKFEAGKCSVPKAFNTTKAKCCCSKMAGEGWGLPCELCPRESDAGFDTLCPYGHGALPGPGDAREDMNECLDNPGICQNGICINTDGSFRCECPFGYNLDYTGVNCVDTDECSIGNPCGNGTCTNVVGGFECSCQEGFEPGSMMTCEDINECSQNPLLCAFRCVNTFGSYECMCPAGYVLRDDQRMCRDQDECSEGLDDCDSKGMTCKNLIGTFMCICPLGMQRRPDGEGCMDLNECRAKPGICKNGRCVNTVGSYRCECNDGFEPSSTGTECIDNRKGYCFTEVLQTMCQQSSTNRNSVTKSECCCNTGRGWGSQCELCPLPGTVQYKRMCPLGPGYTTDGRDINECQVMPDLCRNGQCINTIGSFRCHCNVGYKTDFTATSCVDMDECSLSPKPCNFLCKNTEGSYLCSCPRGYTLQPDGKTCKDLDECSTKQHNCQFLCVNTIGGFTCKCPSGFTQHQTACIDNNECTGQSSVCGSQASCINTPGSFNCECSKGFSLDTTGLECEDVDECSSNHRCQHGCQNMLGGYRCGCPQGYVQHYQWNQCVDENECQAGTVCGSASCYNTLGSFKCVCPSGFDFEQTAGGCQDVNECSTSSNPCIYGCSNTDGGYLCGCPGGFYRAGQGHCLSGSGFPSQFVEGEDEDSLSPEACYECKINGGGKNGRHRRNADENDLNQEPTVSMASVDTQASLPMNISLASLLNKEPLLELRPALQPLEHHVRYVITHGNANEHFRLLERRDGKSVLRLGKRPPPPGSYRLEIASLRLFGPRKLHHLEEQHDSDYLQGEIGDALRIKLHIHLH from the exons ACTACAGGACTGGGCCATGTTTCACCCAGGTTAACAACCAGATGTGCCAGGGGCAGCTCAGTGGAATCGTCTGCACCAAAACCCTTTGCTGCGCAACCATCGGTCGAGCATGGGGCCACCCGTGTGAGCAGTGTCCAGCCCAGCCCCACCCCTGCAGGCGAGGCTTCATCCCTAACATCCGCACCGGGGCCTGCCAAG ATGTGGATGAGTGTCAGGCAGTGCCAGGTCTGTGTGCTGGAGGTAACTGTATCAACACAGTGGGATCCTACGAATGTAAATGTCCCGCCGGCCACCGTCAGAGTGAAACCAGCCACAAATGTGAAG ACATTGACGAATGCAGCACCATTCCTGGTGTGTGCGATGGAGGAGAATGCACCAATACTGCTGGTAGCTACGTTTGTACCTGTCCGCGAGGCTACATCTCCAGTACAGATGGCTCCAGATGTGTGG ATCAGCGTGTGGGCACCTGTTTCTCTGCTCTGGCTAATGGCCGCTGCACTGGAGAACTCACTGGCCAGTACACCAAGATGCAGTGCTGCTGTGACAATGGACGCTGCTGGGCTCTGGGGCAGATCCCTGAGATGTGCCCTGTCAGAGGTTCCG ATGAGTTCAGGCGTCTGTGTATAGTGGGTGTTCCCCAAGGACATGGCCTCCCTCATGGCTACCCCAACGGACACTTTCCCAACAATAATGGAAACGGATTCAATTATGGATACAAGTTCCCTAGTGGGCCGAATGGCAACGGTAATGGAGGGACCGGTggcaatggaggaggaggaacctttGGAGGCAACGGGGGCAGCTCTGGGGGTAATGGAGGAGTATTGACCCATCAACACATAG GCACTGTTTCCGTGAACGACTCTATTGACGTGTGCAAACATTTTACCAACCTGTGTCTGAATGGACGCTGTATCCCAATACACGCAAGCTACCGTTGTGAGTGCAACATGGGCTACAAGCAGGATGTTCGTGGGGAGTGCATTG aTGTGGATGAGTGTGTGAGTAACCCATGTATCAATGGAGACTGTGCCAACACACCCGGATCGTACCACTGCAAGTGCCATGAGGGATACCAGGGGACCCCTACCAAACAAGCCTGCATTG atattgaTGAATGTATTGTGAATGGTATGATGTGTCGAAATGGTCGCTGTGTCAACACTGAGGGGAGCTTTCAGTGTATCTGCAATGCTGGCTTTGAGCTGACTCCAGATGGAAAGAATTGCATCG ATCACGACGAGTGTGCCACAACCAACATGTGTCTCAACGGCATGTGCATAAATGAGGATGGCAGCTTTAAGTGTATCTGCAAGCCTGGCTTTGCCCTTGCACCTAACGGACGCTACTGCACAG ACATTGATGAGTGTCAGACACCTGGCATTTGTATGAATGGACGCTGCATCAACTCTGAGGGCTCCTTTCGCTGTGAATGCCCACCGGGCCTGGCAGTTGATGTCGATGGGAGGGTGTGTGTGGACACGCACATGAGGACCACCTGCTACGGTGCCATAAAGATGGGCACATGCTCACGTCCGTTCCCTGGTGCAGTGACCAAGTCGGAGTGCTGCTGTGCCAACCCTGAGCATGGGTTTGGAGAGCCTTGTCAGCCCTGCCCGTCCAGAAACTCAG CTGAGTTCCAGGCTGTATGCAGCAGTGGTATTGGCATCACAGCTGATGGAAGAG ACATCAATGAGTGCGCCTTGGACCCTGATATTTGCCAGAATGGCATATGTGAAAACCTCAGGGGAAGCTACCGCTGTATCTGTAACATTGGCTATGAATCTGACACGAGTGGCAAGAACTGCGTTg ACATCAATGAGTGTCTGGTGAACCGACTGCTCTGTGACAACGGTCTGTGCAGAAACACTCCTGGCTCCTACACATGCTCCTGTCCTAAGGGATTCGTCTTCAAACCCGACTCAGAGACATGCGAAG ATATCAATGAGTGTGAGTCCAGCCCATGCATCAACGGAGCGTGCCGTAACGTGGCTGGGTCCTTCAACTGTGAGTGCACCCATGGCAGCAAACTGGACTCCACAAACACCATCTGCGTGG ATAGTATGAAGAGTACCTGCTGGCTTACAATCCAGGACAACCGCTGTGAGGTCAACATCAATGGAGCCACGCTGAAGTCTGAGTGTTGCTCCACACTGGGAGCCGCCTGGGGCAGCCCCTGTGAACCCTGCGAGCTCG ACACTGCTTGTTCTCGAGGATTTGCTCGCATGAAGGGCCTCGTCTGTGAAG ACATTAATGAGTGTGAGGTGTTCCCTGGAGTGTGTACAAACGGCCGGTGTGTGAATACCCAAGGCTCGTTCCGCTGCGAGTGTGCTGAAGGCCTCACCTTGGACAGTACCGGTCGCACATGCGTGG ATATGCGTAGTGAGCAGTGCTACATGAAGTGGCATGAGGATGAGTGTGGTCAGCCACTGCCAGGAAGATACCGTGTGGACATGTGCTGCTGTACAGTGGGTGCAGCTTGGGGCATCGACTGTGAGGAGTGTCCCAAAGAAGGCACACCTGAGTTCAGAGCCATCTGTCCCAGAGGACCTGGCTTTGCCAACAGAGGAGACATTCTGACTGGCAGGCCCTTCTACAAAG ATGTCAATGAGTGTAAGGTGTTCCAGAGTTTGTGTACATACGGAAATTGCAGAAATACCATCGGCAGTTTCAAGTGCCGCTGCAACAATGGCTTCGCTCTCACCGCCGAAGAGAGGAACTGCACAG acATTGATGAGTGCCGCATCTCCCCTGATCTGTGTGGTCATGGCACATGTGTCAACACACCCGGCAGCTTTGAGTGTGAATGCTTTGAGGGCTACGAAAGCGGCTTCATGATGATGAAGAACTGCATGG ACATTGACGAGTGTGAGAGAAACCCCCTGTTGTGTCACGGAGGAACCTGCCTGAACACAGAAGGCAGTTATGAGTGCGAATGTCCCGCTGGCCACTCGCTCAGCACCGATGGCTCTGCATGCGAAG ATGTGAATGAGTGCCAGCTGAGTGACAACTTGTGCAAGAATGGCCAATGTGTCAACATGGCGGGGACCTATCAGTGCTCCTGTGACACTGGTTACCAGGCCACGCCGGACCGGCAAGGCTGCGTTG ATATTGATGAATGTACAATTATGAATGGCGGCTGTGAAACCCATTGCACCAACTCGGAGGGTAGCTATGAGTGCAGCTGTAGTGAGGGCTATGCTCTCATGCCTGACCTCAGGACATGTTCAG ATATTGATGAGTGTGAGGAGACCCCAGACATCTGTGATGGAGGACAATGTACCAACATTCCTGGGGAATATCGCTGTCTCTGTTACGATGGATTCATGGCTTCCATGGACATGAGGACCTGTATCG ATGTGAACGAATGCGATCTGAACCCAAACATCTGTCTCCACGGCGACTGTGAGAACACCAAGGGCTCCTTCATCTGCCACTGTCAGCTGGGATACTTTGTCAAAAAGGGATCCACGGGTTGCACAG ATGTCGATGAGTGTGAAATTGGAGCTCACAACTGTGACATGCATGCCGCTTGCATCAACGTGCCAGGAAGCTTTAAATGTCGCTGTCGAGATGGCTGGGTGGGAGACGGCATCAAGTGCGAGG ATGAGGATGAATGCTCTGCAGAGGACCACAACTGCAACCCCAACGCAGACTGTGTCAACACACCAGGATCCTACAGGTGTACGTGCAAAGAGGGCTTCAATGGAGATGGCTTTTCATGCTCAG ACATGGATGAATGTGCAGACAATGTGAACCTGTGTGAGAATGGCCAGTGTCTGAACGCTCCAGGAGGCTACCGCTGCGAGTGCGAGATGGGCTTCACTCCCACAGAAGACAGCAAGGCCTGCCAAG ACATTGATGAATGTAATTTCCAGAACATCTGTGTGTTTGGGACGTGCCAGAACCTTCCAGGGATGTTCCGCTGTGTGTGCGATGACGGTTACGAACTGGACCGTAGTGGAGGAAACTGCACTG ACATCAACGAATGTGCAGACCCTGTGAACTGCATCAATGGAATCTGTGTGAACACACCAGGGAGCTACATGTGTAACTGTCCAGCCGACTTTGAGCTCAACCCCACTGGGGTGGGCTGTGTAG ACACCCGTGTTGGAAACTGCTTCTTGGACATCCTTGCTCGTGGTGATGGAGGAATCTCCTGCAGTGCAGAGATTGGAGTGGGTGTGACCCGAGCTTCCTGTTGCTGCTCCGAGGGAAGAGCCTGGGGAAACCCGTGTGAACTGTGCCCTGCCGCTAACTCAT CGGAATACAAGACTCTCTGTCCAGGAGGAGAAGGGTTCAGGCCCAATCCCATTACTGTCATCCTGGAAG ATATTGATGAGTGCCAGGAGCTTCCAGGTCTCTGCCAGGGCGGAAACTGCGTTAACACATTTGGCAGCTTCCAGTGTGAGTGTCCAGCAGGCTACTATCTCAATGAACAGACTCGCATCTGTGAAG ATATTGATGAGTGCACAGCTCACATTGGGATCTGCGGGCCTGGCACTTGCTACAACACTCTGGGCAActacacgtgtgtgtgtcctcctgaATACATGCAAGTTAATGGAGGAAACAACTGCATGG ACATGAGGAAGAGTGTGTGTTACCGCAACTTCAACGACACATGTGAGAATGAGCTGTCCTTCAACATGACCAAGAAGATGTGCTGCTGCGCCTACAATGTGGGAAAAGCCTGGAACAAGCCATGCGAGGCCTGTCCTACTCCTGCTACCT CTGAGTACCAGATACTGTGTGGTAACCAGGCTCCTGGCTTCATCATTGACATTCACACTGGCAAGCCTATTG ATATCGATGAGTGCAGGGAGATCCCTGGAATTTGTGCTAATGGAGTGTGTATCAACCAAATCGGGAGCTTCCGCTGTGAATGTCCAATGGGCTTCAGCTACAACAACATACTACTCATTTGTGAAG ATATTGATGAGTGCAGCAGTGGGGACAACCTGTGCCAACGCAATGCCAACTGTATCAATATTCCAGGCAGCTACCGCTGCGAGTGCTCGCCAGGCTTCAAACTCTCTCCCAGCGGGGCCTGTGTGG ATCGCAATGAGTGCCAGGAGATTCCTAATGTGTGCAGCCATGGGGAGTGTATTGACACACAGGGCAGCTACCGCTGTCTCTGCCACAATGGCTTCAAAGCTACAGCTGATCAGACTATGTGCATGG aCATTGATGAGTGTGACAGGCAGCCATGTGGTAACGGTACCTGTAAAAACACAGTGGGATCCTACAACTGTCTCTGCTTCCCCGGCTTTGAGCTCACACACAACAATGACTGCATGG ACATAGATGAGTGCAGCGCCCTCCAGGGTCAAGTGTGCAGAAATGGACAGTGTATTAATGGACTTGGCTCCTTCCAGTGTCTCTGCCATGAGGGTTATGAGAATACGCCTGATGGGAAGAACTGTGTTG ATATCAATGAGTGTGTGAGTCTGCCTGGCACTTGCTCTCCGGGAACTTGTCAGAATCTGGATGGGTCCTTCAGATGTATCTGCCCTCCAGGCTACGAGGTGCAAAATGACCAGTGTATAG ATATCAACGAGTGTGATGTGGAGTCCAGCATCTGCCAGTTTGGCACCTGCACCAACACCCCTGGCAGCTTCCAGTGCTCATGCCAGCCGGGCTTCGTGCTCTCTGACAACAAACGGCGGTGCTATG ATACCAGGGAGAGCTTCTGTTTCACCAAGTTTGAGGCAGGTAAGTGCTCTGTCCCCAAGGCCTTCAACACCACCAAGGCCAAGTGTTGCTGCAGCAAGATGGCCGGAGAAGGATGGGGGCTGCCCTGTGAGCTGTGTCCACGAGAAAGCGATG ctgGTTTTGATACTCTGTGTCCCTACGGCCACGGAGCCCTGCCTGGACCTGGTGATGCTCGGGAAG atatgaatgaatgtctgGATAACCCAGGCATCTGCCAGAATGGTATCTGCATCAATACAGACGGTTCCTTCCGCTGTGAATGTCCCTTTGGATACAACCTGGATTACACCGGAGTCAACTGTGTTG ACACTGATGAGTGCTCGATAGGAAACCCTTGTGGAAATGGAACCTGCACCAATGTCGTGGGAGGCTTTGAGTGTTCTTGCCAGGAGGGTTTTGAACCAGGATCGATGATGACTTGTGAAG ACATCAACGAGTGCTCCCAGAATCCTCTGCTTTGTGCCTTCCGTTGTGTCAACACGTTTGGCTCCTACGAGTGTATGTGTCCAGCTGGTTATGTGCTACGAGACGACCAGCGCATGTGCAGAG ACCAGGATGAGTGCTCAGAAGGACTGGATGACTGTGACTCCAAGGGCATGACCTGTAAGAACCTGATTGGTACCTTCATGTGTATCTGTCCTCTTGGCATGCAGCGCCGACCAGATGGAGAGGGATGTATGG ATCTGAATGAGTGCCGTGCCAAGCCTGGCATCTGTAAGAACGGCCGCTGCGTCAACACAGTGGGAAGCTACCGCTGTGAGTGCAATGACGGTTTTGAGCCGAGCTCCACTGGAACTGAATGCATTG ACAACAGAAAGGGCTACTGTTTCACAGAGGTTCTGCAGACTATGTGCCAGCAGTCATCCACCAACAGGAACAGTGTGACCAAGTCTGAGTGCTGCTGTAACACGGGTCGAGGCTGGGGCTCACAGTGTGAGCTCTGCCCACTGCCTGGCACCGTACAGTACAAGAGGATGTGTCCACTGGGACCTGGCTACACCACAGATGGCAGAG ACATAAATGAGTGCCAGGTGATGCCAGATCTGTGCCGCAATGGCCAGTGTATTAACACCATCGGATCTTTCCGCTGTCACTGTAATGTGGGATACAAAACTGACTTCACAGCAACCTCCTGCGTCG ATATGGATGAATGCAGTCTGTCTCCCAAACCCTGTAACTTCCTGTGTAAAAATACAGAAGGCAGCTACCTCTGCTCCTGCCCCAGAGGATACACCCTGCAGCCAGATGGCAAGACTTGCAAAG ATCTGGATGAGTGTTCAACAAAACAGCATAACTGCCAGTTCCTCTGCGTCAACACCATTGGAGGCTTCACATGCAAGTGTCCCTCTGGTTTCACCCAGCACCAGACCGCCTGCATTG ACAACAATGAGTGTACGGGTCAGAGCAGTGTGTGTGGTTCCCAGGCCTCTTGTATCAACACACCCGGTAGCTTCAACTGTGAATGCTCTAAAGGTTTCTCATTGGACACCACAGGCTTGGAGTGTGAGG atgTTGATGAATGTAGCAGTAACCACCGCTGTCAGCACGGCTGTCAGAACATGCTGGGAGGTTACCGCTGTGGCTGTCCTCAGGGCTATGTGCAGCACTACCAGTGGAACCAGTGTGTGG ATGAAAACGAGTGTCAGGCGGGCACCGTTTGTGGCTCTGCGTCCTGCTACAACACACTGGGCAGCTTCAAGTGCGTGTGTCCCTCTGGTTTTGACTTTGAGCAGACAGCTGGTGGCTGCCAAGATGTGAATGAATGCAGCACAAGCTCAAACCCCTGCATCTACGGCTGCTCCAACACCGACGGAGGCTACCTGTGTGGCTGTCCCGGAGGCTTCTACAGAGCAGGGCAGGG tcaCTGTCTGTCAGGTTCAGGTTTCCCAAGCCAGTTTGTGGAGGGTGAAGACGAAGACAGTTTGTCTCCTGAGGCCTGCTATGAGTGTAAGATCaatggaggaggaaagaacGGACGGCACAGACGTAACGCTGACGAAAATGATCTCAACCAG GAACCAACAGTGAGCATGGCCAGTGTGGACACCCAGGCCTCCCTCCCCATGAATATCTCTCTGGCCTCGCTGCTCAACAAAGAGCCTCTGCTAGAGCTTCGGCCCGCCCTGCAGCCCCTGGAGCACCATGTACGCTACGTCATAACCCACGGCAACGCTAATGAACACTTCCGCCTGCTGGAACGCCGTGACGGGAAGAGCGTGCTCCGGCTTGGCAAGAGACCACCTCCACCGGGATCCTACCGGCTGGAGATTGCCAGCCTGCGGCTCTTTGGGCCCCGGAAACTACACCACCTGGAGGAGCAGCATGACAGTGACTACCTACAAGGGGAAATAGGAGACGCCCTACGCATCAAGCTTCACATCCACCTGCACTGA